From the genome of Mugil cephalus isolate CIBA_MC_2020 chromosome 2, CIBA_Mcephalus_1.1, whole genome shotgun sequence, one region includes:
- the nol11 gene encoding nucleolar protein 11-like: MAALYEGYTLCGLVPDQNLSSSGIQGIEEERDSDHVIVTDSTRSVTLYKVSDQKPLGSWTVKQGQALTCSAVFNSQTKEYVAVSDHKVIRIWKEEDILLDKAFKATVSSDVWMVHCVHGAEPVVLFQRGAVRLLDSVLSAPQQPIEEVLAQDEVIRWSTNIVAATQQFVIFTTEQKGDHFLYLQRLNPNSLQRHRLEREEPSLSPLSFSASFRDKHICLLYLYPNGRVYQSVISVRGLGAEEGAQALPLPRSLLLSLPVGEGLLEAASAMVLDEAHVAVVGVPHPSAGAGKDFLCIWNTNFQTLQAGKEMAGKIYGQLWSYSNKVFIPHGKTLSVIPFECPKSSLASALGKLRQAKTEESKVSTSVPSWNNILHGEKAQTTRTVETRKTRTTRKTQSAPSLTIDQVLELIKTAPVAEIQKEVEGLLSRADLLDLQPLVGQLASTLVTRSLADPAFYSPSTLAQLVHTQCLCHSVCPELVLLALERKDYFLCQLCLQFFPDIPEAVTCACLKAFISMPEAEAEKTSLEPDSISFMETIISPERRQVGLQNGFSPTSFEEDCSDATGGHQKTKAEDEKSTTPLQQICPVGLHKAVLLNEVLQTAYSDTFLLPHLKDLSSQHVVLFLQYLQFLYLKYSQDGFPQMHEYRSPNLNQIMDWVCLLLDAHFTVLVMTPEAKDLLLNLHTFVRSQVRLFSELGKIEGSLQELHKMKTKRDVGEYSIEIIELF; the protein is encoded by the exons ATGGCAGCCTTGTATGAGGGATACACGTTGTGCGGACTCGTACCTGATCAAAATCTGTCAAGTTCTGGCATTCAGGGGATcgaagaggagagagacagcGACCATGTCATCGTCACCGACTCAACTCGATCTGTTACTTTGTACAAG GTGTCGGACCAGAAGCCCCTGGGCAGCTGGACAGTGAAACAAGGACAAGCGTTGACCTGTTCagcagtcttcaactctcagacCAAGGAATATGTAGCAGTGTCAGACCACAAG gtgatcAGAATTTGGAAGGAAGAAGACATACTACTAGACAAGGCTTTCAAAGCAACC GTGTCTTCTGATGTCTGGATGGTCCACTGTGTACATGGAGCGGAGCCTGTGGTCTTGTTTCAGAGAGGAGCTGTGAGACTGCTGGACTCTGTGCTTTCTGCTCCCCAACAGCCCATCGAGGAAGTTCTGGCTCAAGATGAGGTCATCCG gtGGAGCACCAACATAGTGGCAGCAACACAGCAGTTTGTCATCTTCACAACTGAACAG AAAGGAGATCATTTCCTGTACCTGCAGAGACTGAACCCCAACTCTCTACAGAGGCACCGACTGGAGAGAGAGGAGCCCAGTCTCTCCCCACTCAGCTTCTCTGCCTCCTTCAGGGATAAACACATCTGCCTCCTTTATCTGT ACCCCAATGGTCGTGTGTATCAGAGTGTTATCTCTGTCCGGGGCCTGGGGGCTGAAGAGGGGGCTCAGGCTCTTCCCCTTCCCCGTAGCCTGCTGCTGAGTCTTCCTGTTGGCGAAGGCCTGCTGGAGGCAGCCTCAGCCATGGTCCTGGATGAAGCCCATGTAGCTGTTGTAGGTGTTCCACACCCTTCTGCTGGAGCTGGGAAAG ACTTCCTCTGCATCTGGAATACCAATTTTCAGACGCTTCAGGCTGGAAAGGAGATGGCTGGTAAAATCTACGGACAG CTGTGGAGTTATTCCAACAAGGTATTTATTCCACATGGGAAGACCCTCTCTGTTATACCTTTTGAGTGTCCCAAGTCTTCTCTGGCATCTGCATTGGGAAAATTAAGGCAGGCCAAAACTGAAG AGTCCAAGGTTTCAACTTCTGTACCATCTTGGAATAACATTCTGCATGGAGAAAAGGCTCAGACCACGAGGACAGTGGAGACCAGGAAGACG AGAACTACTCGTAAAACACAATCAGCGCCTAGTTTAACTATTGACCAAGTACTGGAACTCATCAAG ACCGCACCGGTAGCAGAGATCCAGAAAGAGGTGGAGGGTCTCCTGTCCAGGGCAGATCTTCTGGACCTACAGCCTTTGGTGGGACAGTTGGCATCAACCCTTGTGACCCGGAGCCTAGCTGATCCAGCTTTCTACTCACCTAGCACACTAGCACAGCTGGTCCACACTCAGTGCCTCTGCCACAG TGTGTGTCCTGAACTCGTGCTCCTTGCCCTTGAGAGGAAGGATTACTTTCTCTGTCAGCTCTGCTTGCAGTTCTTCCCTGACATCCCAGAAGCTGTAACTTGTGCCTGCCTCAAGGCGTTCATCAG TATGCCAGAGGCTGAGGCAGAGAAGACAAGTCTGGAGCCTGACAGCATCTCCTTCATGGAAACCATAATCTCACCAGAACGTAGGCAGGTCGGCTTGCAGAACGGTTTTAGTCCCACTTCCTTTGAGGAGGACTGCTCAGATGCCACTGGTGGCCATCAGAAGACCAAAGCAGAAGATGAGAAGTCCACAACTCCACTGCAACAGATTTGTCCTGTGGGATTACATAAGGCTGTTTTACT AAATGAGGTCCTGCAAACGGCTTATAGTGACACTTTCCTCCTCCCACACCTTAAAGATCTGTCCTCCCAACATGTTGTC ctTTTCCTCCAGTACCTGCAGTTTCTCTACCTGAAATATTCCCAAGATGGTTTCCCACAAATGCACGAATATAGATCACCAAATCTGAACCAG ATCATGGATTGGGTATGCTTGCTGTTAGATGCCCATTTTACAGTGCTGGTGATGACTCCAGAGGCTAAAGACTTACTGCTCAATCTCCACACCTTTGTTAGGTCTCAG GTGAGACTGTTTTCTGAGCTTGGAAAAATTGAGGGCAGCCTCCAAGAACTCcataaaatgaagacaaagaggGACGTTGGAGAATATTCCATCGAAATTATTGAGCTATTTTAA